The Vibrio rhizosphaerae genome includes a region encoding these proteins:
- a CDS encoding SGNH/GDSL hydrolase family protein, giving the protein MSWIKLISINLFVLVALLLLLEGGARLVWTLKTCMAGMCDYSRLNHLAVRELPEDVKINFFKTNQQLGYIPTPGFNQIINFRHWPHVKVSIDENGYRNNDNNGIDTHAILAVGDSFTFGDQVSNRDTWPSCLERSLNKGITNAGVSGYGAAQAIKRAAMILTTSHYDTVILSILLNDDFHRDKMDYFSGLPRPAVITRHGISEWASLTLDAKGSKWNPAQLPHSLRLLKYVWRYSIVGATLIDRISAMKGKSIDWTGRRLTHKHPDAAPIDDIIKFTLEQLSRLPVAEKYVLFQYSQGDLFNPEIEKIRHRVTNAAQRQHINVLDSFNYLKTATEVAPSPIWDGHHTAYGNQLVCQFIAENMKPK; this is encoded by the coding sequence ATGAGCTGGATTAAGCTGATATCAATCAACCTCTTTGTCCTTGTTGCTCTGCTCTTACTTTTGGAAGGTGGTGCTCGACTCGTATGGACATTAAAAACTTGTATGGCAGGAATGTGTGATTATAGTCGATTGAATCACTTAGCAGTACGAGAGCTGCCTGAAGATGTGAAAATTAATTTTTTCAAAACGAATCAACAGCTAGGTTATATACCGACTCCGGGATTCAATCAAATTATCAACTTCCGTCATTGGCCTCACGTCAAAGTTTCCATTGATGAAAATGGCTATAGAAATAATGACAATAACGGTATTGACACTCATGCCATTCTCGCAGTCGGAGATTCTTTTACATTTGGTGATCAAGTGTCAAACCGTGATACTTGGCCATCATGTCTTGAACGCAGCTTAAACAAAGGCATCACAAATGCGGGCGTCTCTGGCTACGGTGCAGCCCAAGCGATAAAAAGAGCTGCCATGATCTTAACAACAAGTCATTACGATACCGTGATTCTATCCATATTATTAAATGATGATTTTCATAGAGATAAGATGGATTATTTTTCTGGTTTGCCTCGCCCTGCAGTCATTACAAGACACGGTATCAGTGAATGGGCATCATTAACATTGGATGCAAAAGGAAGTAAATGGAATCCGGCCCAACTCCCCCACTCTCTCAGGCTTCTCAAATACGTTTGGCGCTACTCTATTGTTGGAGCAACCCTGATAGACAGAATATCTGCCATGAAAGGTAAATCAATTGACTGGACCGGTCGTCGTTTAACACACAAACACCCCGATGCAGCACCAATCGATGACATTATCAAATTCACATTAGAACAACTATCACGTTTACCCGTGGCTGAAAAATATGTTCTATTTCAATATTCACAAGGTGATCTCTTTAATCCTGAAATTGAAAAAATCCGCCATAGAGTGACAAACGCAGCACAACGGCAACACATAAACGTATTAGACAGTTTTAATTATTTGAAAACCGCTACAGAAGTAGCGCCAAGCCCCATATGGGATGGACATCATACGGCTTACGGTAACCAGCTGGTTTGTCAATTTATTGCAGAAAATATGAAACCAAAATAG